A section of the Humulus lupulus chromosome 2, drHumLupu1.1, whole genome shotgun sequence genome encodes:
- the LOC133815157 gene encoding protein FAR1-RELATED SEQUENCE 5-like produces MTDIDLSSNPHWKEILGSLQLYKPVTEIDTIDIRGKEMETLDKWEAFYKTYAKWVGFGVRIDDTKYRDDIISIRRWVCSNESFRREIFLNLPNRKKHAKEITRCGCQAAIRILRMKDTNLWWCKEFVAVHNHDLVIPSQMHFLHSNREVLGAMASHVMSMNICGIKTSLAVAHMALQSVRYDNLPFQLRDVYNKVTTLRKLDSLPSD; encoded by the coding sequence ATGACGGACATTGATTTATCCTCCAATCCTCATTGGAAAGAAATTCTTGGCTCCCTTCAACTATACAAACCAGTAACTGAAATAGATACTATTGATATTAGGGGCAAGGAGATGGAGACTTTAGATAAATGGGAGGCTTTCTACAAGACTTACGCCAAGTGGGTTGGATTTGGTGTTAGGATTGACGACACCAAATACAGGGACGACATTATTAGCATACGTCGGTGGGTTTGTTCTAATGAAAGTTTTCGAAgagaaatttttttgaacctgccAAACCGAAAGAAGCATGCAAAAGAAATAACACGATGTGGGTGTCAGGCTGCGATCCGAATCCTTCGAATGAAAGACACAAACCTTTGGTGGTGTAAGGAATTTGTAGCAGTTCACAATCATGATTTGGTGATCCCATCACAAATGCATTTCTTACATTCAAACCGCGAGGTTCTAGGAGCAATGGCTTCCCATGTAATGAGCATGAACATATGTGGGATAAAAACTAGTTTAGCAGTAGCACACATGGCCCTGCAATCGGTTAGGTACGATAATCTTCCTTTTCAACTAAGAGATGTGTACAACAAAGTTACCACTTTAAGAAAACTAGATAGCCTACCAAGTGACTAA